Proteins from a genomic interval of Syngnathoides biaculeatus isolate LvHL_M chromosome 23, ASM1980259v1, whole genome shotgun sequence:
- the dse gene encoding dermatan-sulfate epimerase isoform X4, translating to MEKSMVLLQDITDGSLYEGVAYGTYTTRSLFQYMFLVQRHFSISHFDHPWLQKHFNFLYRTILPGFQRSVAIADSNYNWFYGPESQLVFLDRFVMRNGSGNWLANLIHQNRVTDGVGQAGKGQRWCTLHTEFIWYDPSLIPKPPSDFGTSQLHYFEDWGVVTYGSALPADTNCSFLSFKSGKLGGRAIFDIVHKNKYKEWIKGWRNFNAGHEHPDQNTFTFAPNGIPFITEALYGPKYTLLNNAVLFGPALAGSCFQPWAGQVTEACDSKWLKYKVGPAADSQGKVEAAMERQGMVFIRGEGHSAYSPDLKIRNFQRNLLLLHPQLLLLVDHIHLHPESPSRAMSTFFHNTDLPFKVIKVDNVHGACVSHNEDQYKMLWMDDRGHSNGAVVGYWGYPRGYPYNGSNYVNVTMRLRYPHTRIAYIFFGPGVTLTSFSLRGDDQRVDIHLTTKEHTYTVYLLTGEVISKPLFATVMMNQKKIVFEKMLAPVDSSPVEVEEYVNMMEGNLQLVKPVFQQMERHILGKVLNTESFHKTAERPLQFSDKKKTEEAIEKMFALSNKQGKYKVGKKINLGESLSENLPDIFTQIEVSENKARQRTYKRVYEDSPEEGDTDSLAFLEYADNHKNRNDGFVKGQKFKEVNMLITTERDRISSTASSIRLFLLLNTATFFLLLAVLLSRFHRGRSIQTQRCFYTVLMIDCLILLCLYSSCSHVQC from the exons gattTCAGAGAAGTGTCGCCATTGCTGATTCCAACTACAATTGGTTTTATGGACCAGAAAGTCAGCTGGTCTTCTTGGACCGTTTTGTAATGCGTAATGGTAGTGGGAACTGGCTGGCCAATCTAATTCATCAAAACAGAGTGACAGATGGAGTAGGACAAGCTGGCAAGGGCCAGCGATGGTGTACTCTTCACACAGAATTCATCTG GTATGACCCGAGCCTTATTCCGAAGCCTCCATCCGATTTTGGGACATCTCAGCTCCATTATTTTGAGGACTGGGGCGTTGTAACCTATGGCAGCGCTTTACCTGCTGACACAAACTgctcttttctttccttcaaaTCAGGGAAGCTGGGGGGACGTGCAAtttttgatattgttcacaaGAACAAATACAAAGAATGGATTAAAGGGTGGAGGAACTTCAATGCTGGCCATGAGCATCCTGATCAAAACACTTTCACCTTTGCACCCAATGGGATTCCATTCATCACTGAGGCACTATATGGACCCAAATATACTTTGTTGAATAATGCAGTCTTGTTTGGTCCAGCCCTCGCAGGTAGTTGTTTTCAGCCATGGGCTGGACAGGTAACAGAAGCTTGTGACTCAAAATGGTTGAAATATAAGGTGGGGCCTGCTGCTGATTCTCAGGGGAAAGTTGAAGCTGCCATGGAGAGACAGGGGATGGTCTTCATTCGTGGCGAAGGACATTCTGCTTATAGTCCAGATCTAAAAATCCGAAACTTCCAGAgaaacctcctcctccttcatccACAGCTCTTACTTCTGGTGGACCATATTCATTTGCATCCTGAGAGTCCATCCAGGGCAATGAGCACTTTCTTTCACAATACAGACCTGCCATTTAAAGTTATAAAAGTAGACAATGTTCATGGAGCATGTGTATCTCACAATGAAGACCAATATAAAATGTTATGGATGGATGACAGAGGTCACAGTAATGGAGCAGTAGTAGGTTACTGGGGTTATCCACGGGGGTATCCATATAATGGCTCCAATTATGTGAATGTCACAATGCGATTAAGATACCCTCACACCCGAATAGCTTACATTTTCTTTGGACCAGGTGTGACTCTCACCAGCTTCAGCCTGCGCGGTGATGACCAAAGAGTGGATATTCACCTGACCACCAAGGAGCACACCTACACAGTCTACCTGCTGACTGGTGAAGTTATCAGCAAACCTCTTTTTGCCACGGTAATGATGAACCAAAAGAAGATTGTATTTGAGAAAATGCTAGCTCCAGTGGACAGCTCACCTGTGGAAGTAGAGGAATATGTCAACATGATGGAGGGCAACCTCCAGCTTGTCAAACCAGTCTTCCAGCAGATGGAACGACATATACTCGGAAAGGTTCTCAATACTGAGAGCTTCCATAAGACTGCAGAACGCCCGCTACAATTCtctgataaaaagaaaacagaagagGCCATTGAAAAGATGTTTGCATTGTCCAATAAACAGGGAAAGTacaaggtgggaaaaaaaataaaccttggGGAGAGTCTCTCCGAGAATTTGCCTGACATTTTTACACAGATAGAGGTCAGTGAAAATAAAGCGAGACAGAGGACATATAAGCGTGTCTATGAGGACAGTCCAGAGGAGGGTGACACAGACTCTCTAGCCTTTCTAGAATATGCCGACAAccacaaaaacagaaatgacggCTTTGTAAAAGGCCAAAAATTCAAAGAGGTAAATATGTTGATAACGACTGAGAGGGACCGCATTTCCAGCACAGCCTCTTCCATAAGACTGTTTCTCCTCTTGAATACTGCCACCTTCTTCCTACTACTGGCTGTCTTATTGAGTCGCTTTCACAGGGGTCGAAGCATACAAACACAGAGATGCTTTTATACCGTCCTTATGATTGACTGCTTGATCTTGCTTTGTCTTTACTCATCC
- the dse gene encoding dermatan-sulfate epimerase isoform X5 — protein MRNGSGNWLANLIHQNRVTDGVGQAGKGQRWCTLHTEFIWYDPSLIPKPPSDFGTSQLHYFEDWGVVTYGSALPADTNCSFLSFKSGKLGGRAIFDIVHKNKYKEWIKGWRNFNAGHEHPDQNTFTFAPNGIPFITEALYGPKYTLLNNAVLFGPALAGSCFQPWAGQVTEACDSKWLKYKVGPAADSQGKVEAAMERQGMVFIRGEGHSAYSPDLKIRNFQRNLLLLHPQLLLLVDHIHLHPESPSRAMSTFFHNTDLPFKVIKVDNVHGACVSHNEDQYKMLWMDDRGHSNGAVVGYWGYPRGYPYNGSNYVNVTMRLRYPHTRIAYIFFGPGVTLTSFSLRGDDQRVDIHLTTKEHTYTVYLLTGEVISKPLFATVMMNQKKIVFEKMLAPVDSSPVEVEEYVNMMEGNLQLVKPVFQQMERHILGKVLNTESFHKTAERPLQFSDKKKTEEAIEKMFALSNKQGKYKVGKKINLGESLSENLPDIFTQIEVSENKARQRTYKRVYEDSPEEGDTDSLAFLEYADNHKNRNDGFVKGQKFKEVNMLITTERDRISSTASSIRLFLLLNTATFFLLLAVLLSRFHRGRSIQTQRCFYTVLMIDCLILLCLYSSCSHVQC, from the exons ATGCGTAATGGTAGTGGGAACTGGCTGGCCAATCTAATTCATCAAAACAGAGTGACAGATGGAGTAGGACAAGCTGGCAAGGGCCAGCGATGGTGTACTCTTCACACAGAATTCATCTG GTATGACCCGAGCCTTATTCCGAAGCCTCCATCCGATTTTGGGACATCTCAGCTCCATTATTTTGAGGACTGGGGCGTTGTAACCTATGGCAGCGCTTTACCTGCTGACACAAACTgctcttttctttccttcaaaTCAGGGAAGCTGGGGGGACGTGCAAtttttgatattgttcacaaGAACAAATACAAAGAATGGATTAAAGGGTGGAGGAACTTCAATGCTGGCCATGAGCATCCTGATCAAAACACTTTCACCTTTGCACCCAATGGGATTCCATTCATCACTGAGGCACTATATGGACCCAAATATACTTTGTTGAATAATGCAGTCTTGTTTGGTCCAGCCCTCGCAGGTAGTTGTTTTCAGCCATGGGCTGGACAGGTAACAGAAGCTTGTGACTCAAAATGGTTGAAATATAAGGTGGGGCCTGCTGCTGATTCTCAGGGGAAAGTTGAAGCTGCCATGGAGAGACAGGGGATGGTCTTCATTCGTGGCGAAGGACATTCTGCTTATAGTCCAGATCTAAAAATCCGAAACTTCCAGAgaaacctcctcctccttcatccACAGCTCTTACTTCTGGTGGACCATATTCATTTGCATCCTGAGAGTCCATCCAGGGCAATGAGCACTTTCTTTCACAATACAGACCTGCCATTTAAAGTTATAAAAGTAGACAATGTTCATGGAGCATGTGTATCTCACAATGAAGACCAATATAAAATGTTATGGATGGATGACAGAGGTCACAGTAATGGAGCAGTAGTAGGTTACTGGGGTTATCCACGGGGGTATCCATATAATGGCTCCAATTATGTGAATGTCACAATGCGATTAAGATACCCTCACACCCGAATAGCTTACATTTTCTTTGGACCAGGTGTGACTCTCACCAGCTTCAGCCTGCGCGGTGATGACCAAAGAGTGGATATTCACCTGACCACCAAGGAGCACACCTACACAGTCTACCTGCTGACTGGTGAAGTTATCAGCAAACCTCTTTTTGCCACGGTAATGATGAACCAAAAGAAGATTGTATTTGAGAAAATGCTAGCTCCAGTGGACAGCTCACCTGTGGAAGTAGAGGAATATGTCAACATGATGGAGGGCAACCTCCAGCTTGTCAAACCAGTCTTCCAGCAGATGGAACGACATATACTCGGAAAGGTTCTCAATACTGAGAGCTTCCATAAGACTGCAGAACGCCCGCTACAATTCtctgataaaaagaaaacagaagagGCCATTGAAAAGATGTTTGCATTGTCCAATAAACAGGGAAAGTacaaggtgggaaaaaaaataaaccttggGGAGAGTCTCTCCGAGAATTTGCCTGACATTTTTACACAGATAGAGGTCAGTGAAAATAAAGCGAGACAGAGGACATATAAGCGTGTCTATGAGGACAGTCCAGAGGAGGGTGACACAGACTCTCTAGCCTTTCTAGAATATGCCGACAAccacaaaaacagaaatgacggCTTTGTAAAAGGCCAAAAATTCAAAGAGGTAAATATGTTGATAACGACTGAGAGGGACCGCATTTCCAGCACAGCCTCTTCCATAAGACTGTTTCTCCTCTTGAATACTGCCACCTTCTTCCTACTACTGGCTGTCTTATTGAGTCGCTTTCACAGGGGTCGAAGCATACAAACACAGAGATGCTTTTATACCGTCCTTATGATTGACTGCTTGATCTTGCTTTGTCTTTACTCATCC